A genome region from Manihot esculenta cultivar AM560-2 chromosome 5, M.esculenta_v8, whole genome shotgun sequence includes the following:
- the LOC110615958 gene encoding zinc finger protein GIS2 isoform X1, with protein MSSGSRSNSRSQSRSRSPRDRRIRSRRNSHRDAPYRRETHRGFSQSNLCNNCKRPGHFARECPNAAVCNNCGLPGHIAAECTTQSRCWNCREPGHVASNCPNEGICHSCGNSGHRARDCPNPEMPPGELRLCNNCYKPGHIAAECTNDKACKNCRKTGHIARDCQNEPVCNLCNIAGHVARQCPKGNNVAERGGWGRNSGYQDVVCRTCNQVGHMSRDCVGPMIICHNCGGRGHRAFECPSGRLADRGFRRF; from the exons atgagttcaggcagcagAAGCAATAGCAGGAGCCAGAGTAGGAGCAGGAGCCCACGAGATCGTAGAATTCGGTCTCGACGCAATTCTCATCGCGATGCTCCTTATAGGAGAGAGACACATCGTGGTTTCAG ccaaagcaatttgtgCAATAACTGCAAGCGCCCTGGTCATTTTGCAAGAGAATGCCCCAACGCAGCTGTGTGTAACAATTGTGGTCTTCCTGG GCATATTGCAGCGGAGTGCACCACACAGTCACGGTGTTGGAATTGTAGAGAACCTGGGCATGTTGCTAGTAACTGTCCGAATGAAGGCATCTGTCATTCATGTGGCAATTCTGGGCATCGTGCCAGGGATTGCCCAAATCCTGAGATGCCACCTGGAGAGTTGAGGCTATGCAACAATTGCTATAAGCCAGGGCACATTGCTGCTGAGTGTACAAATGATAAAGCATGTAAGAACTGCAGGAAAACTGGCCACATAGCACGCGATTGTCAGAATGAACCTGTTTGCAACTTGTGCAACATAGCTGGGCATGTGGCAAGGCAGTGCCCAAAGGGCAATAATGTTGCAGAGAGGGGTGGTTGGGGTCGGAACAGTGGTTACCAGGATGTCGTCTGCCGGACCTGCAACCAGGTGGGCCACATGAGCAGGGATTGTGTGGGTCCCATGATCATCTGCCACAACTGTGGTGGCAGGGGCCACAGGGCATTTGAGTGCCCATCAGGCAGATTGGCTGACCGTGGATTTCGGAGGTTCTAA
- the LOC110615700 gene encoding protein LTV1 homolog, which produces MGKKKKFIDKKKSATFQLLARDSSDPSYAETPGGDRIFVRVDNNPYSADTFFDGDNPDGISSNVEHDDDPDSIFADAPEDSDDGGNADARVFGSSVKFGGGFGGASSSEGGPLPEHVRREILELGFPDDGYNYLLHLREIKHTGGGSYFYSNPKAIPDQLPRDIKAYDASKVRVSEVKSDDTNDKSMYSVASKTVGVRVQKVFDPEVAALLDDSDLSRFGSDVEDLEEDFVVRANLPEEVVELDIDKKLNLIDNSDDVASGNQETSVENGSVEKEVVPEDFSGEKPRVRRLLDEQFDLLEHQEYGTDDEDDEYGGYMAEGDETHANKFNQVLLNARAMDDLEFGDKYEVPADLLHGNERPITKEIIESAADVIRRCVEYANKYDNEDENEDVIIVQESSDDDSDQWDCETIVSTYSNLDNHPAKIEAPGAARKKKIAETVSGALNATSHMITLRGKEKLPVDFLPRGKKPDVEKVKDVPGLKTEPLRRKQHGQESKEEKKERKAAVKEERREARRAKKELKGLYRGETHRAQRVAAITGPSSIHLL; this is translated from the exons ATGGGTAAGAAGAAGAAATTCATCGACAAGAAGAAATCCGCAACTTTCCAATTACTCGCTCGCGACTCATCTGATCCCAGTTATGCCGAAACACCGGGCGGTGACCGGATATTCGTCCGAGTCGACAATAATCCCTATTCTGCAGACACCTTCTTTGACGGAGATAACCCCGACGGTATCTCTTCTAATGTTGAACACGATGACGATCCTGATTCCATCTTTGCTGATGCGCCAGAGGATTCCGACGACGGCGGAAATGCTGATGCTAGAGTTTTCGGAAGTTCAGTTAAGTTTGGAGGGGGGTTTGGTGGTGCTTCATCGTCGGAGGGGGGGCCTTTGCCTGAGCATGTGAGGAGGGAAATTTTGGAGCTAGGGTTTCCTGACGATGGCTATAATTATTTGCTTCACTTAAGGGAGATCAAGCACACTGGTGGTGGctcttatttttattcaaatccCAAAGCTATTCCTGATCAGCTCCCTCGCGATATCAAG GCATATGACGCTTCAAAAGTGCGAGTATCCGAGGTGAAAAGTGATGATACCAATGATAAGTCTATGTATAGTGTGGCCTCTAAGACTGTTGGTGTCAGGGTGCAGAAAGTGTTTGATCCTGAAGTAGCTGCATTACTTGATGACAGTGATTTATCGAGGTTTGGTTCTGATGTTGAGGACTTGGAGGAGGATTTTGTTGTTCGTGCAAATCTTCCTGAAGAAGTGGTGGAATTGGATATTGATAAGAAgttgaatttaattgataattctGATGATGTGGCTTCTGGCAATCAAGAGACCTCAGTTGAAAATGGCAGTGTAGAGAAAGAAGTTGTACCAGAAGATTTTTCTGGTGAGAAACCACGGGTTCGCCGTCTTCTGGATGAGCAATTTGATTTG CTTGAACATCAAGAATATGGCACagatgatgaagatgatgaaTATGGTGGTTATATGGCTGAaggagatgaaactcatgctaATAAGTTCAACCAGGTTCTCCTTAATGCCCGAGCAATGGATGACTTAGAATTTGGTGATAAATATGAAGTTCCTGCAGATTTATTGCATGGCAATGAGAGACCAATAACTAAAGAAATAATTGAGTCAGCAGCTGATGTCATCCGACGTTGTGTAGAATATGCAAATAAGTATGACAATGAGGATGAAAATGAAGATGTTATCATTGTACAGGAAAGTAGTGATGATGATTCAGATCAATGGGATTGTGAGACTATCGTCTCAACATATTCAAACCTCGATAACCACCCTGCTAAAATTGAAGCTCCAGGAGCTGCTAGAAAAAAGAAGATAGCTGAAACAGTTTCTGGAGCCTTGAATGCAACCAGTCACATGATAACCCTTCGAGGAAAGGAGAAGCTTCCTGTAGACTTCTTGCCTCGTGGTAAAAAACCTGATGTGGAAAAAGTGAAGGATGTGCCTGGCTTAAAAACTGAGCCACTCAGGAGGAAGCAACATGGTCAGGAGTCGAAGGAAGAGAAGAAAGAGCGAAAG GCTGCTGTAAAGGAGGAAAGGCGCGAGGCTAGACGTGCAAAGAAAGAATTGAAGGGACTCTACAGAGGTGAAACACATCGTGCGCAGAGAGTTGCTGCTATTACTGGTCCATCGTCAATTCATCTTTT GTAA
- the LOC110615675 gene encoding uncharacterized TPR repeat-containing protein At1g05150: MSTRGSRSEKVKRIFQKFDSNRDGGLNREEMAALVVAVNPRVKFSDEQINAILDEVFRTYGEFIDGDKGLTYDGLLRTYDDGAGDVDRDFDALELELNSDDNKGISMASEASSSLILDETAMESQKKQRTAAWAVSPNHGIVFDDTWKIVDDLEILVKRLKAKQSKDGKLKGDNFDAYSDAGWSRELGPSSEISEKRIFWEESGHDYAVFVKELGVLRSRADGARSREEAFDGHMAIGRVLYEHQLFKEALVSFKRACELQPVDVRPHFRAGNCLYVLGRYRESKEEFLLALEAAEAGGNQWAYLLPQIYVNLGIALEGEGMVLSACEYYREAAILCPTHFRALKLLGSALFGVGEYMAAVKALEEAIFMKPDYADAHCDLASALHAMGEDEKAIEVFQKAIDLKPGHVDALYNLGGLYMDLGRFQRASEMYTRVLAVWPNHWRAQLNKAVSLLGAGETEEAKKALKEALKMTNRVELHDAISHLKQLQKKKVKPNGGANGEGTFVIVEPSKFKTVSEKTTLRQELANALQIRAFQRITRLGRCDVDLLRKEMNENDVPLSYSGGGVPEKSIRKPNLEEILRRLLNFLKPETFQGTVKAINERVLSVLDETGSGRVDLGMFYAVLAPICSGSPDKRRRIAFDALLWRPANQGVSQIRKVDAVGYIKLLRAIYVPSHGVSEMLEIHGETDSSLVSFNDFLVMFNDPDWGFGIMSTLIKLESGDRNRHGNHVCSVCRYPIIGSRFKEMKSHFSLCNQCYSEGKVPPAFKQEEYKFKEYGSEAEAMKDKCMCFTLQSHND; the protein is encoded by the coding sequence ATGTCAACCAGAGGTAGCAGATCAGAGAAGGTGAAGCGGATTTTCCAGAAATTTGATTCCAACCGAGATGGAGGACTCAATAGAGAAGAAATGGCGGCTCTGGTTGTCGCTGTTAACCCTAGAGTCAAATTCAGCGACGAGCAAATTAATGCCATTCTCGACGAAGTGTTTCGTACTTATGGTGAGTTCATTGATGGCGACAAAGGTTTAACTTACGACGGCTTGTTGCGTACTTACGATGATGGGGCTGGTGACGTCGACCGAGACTTTGATGCGCTTGAACTCGAGCTTAACTCGGACGACAATAAAGGGATCTCGATGGCATCTGAAGCGTCTTCGTCGTTAATACTGGATGAGACGGCTATGGAATCGCAAAAGAAGCAGAGGACTGCAGCTTGGGCGGTGTCTCCTAACCATGGGATTGTTTTTGATGATACATGGAAAATCGTGGACGATTTGGAGATTTTGGTTAAGAGATTGAAAGCTAAACAGTCGAAAGATGGGAAATTGAAAGGGGACAACTTTGATGCGTATTCTGATGCTGGGTGGTCGAGGGAATTGGGTCCATCTTCGGAGATATCAGAGAAGAGAATCTTTTGGGAGGAGTCAGGGCATGATTACGCAGTTTTCGTGAAGgaattgggtgttctgaggagCCGGGCTGACGGAGCGAGATCGAGAGAAGAGGCTTTTGATGGGCATATGGCAATTGGGAGGGTTTTGTATGAGCACCAGTTGTTTAAAGAGGCATTGGTAAGTTTTAAGAGAGCTTGTGAATTGCAGCCCGTAGATGTTAGGCCGCATTTTAGAGCTGGAAATTGCTTGTATGTTCTTGGGAGGTACAGGGAATCTAAAGAGGAGTTCTTGTTGGCCCTGGAGGCAGCTGAGGCTGGTGGGAATCAATGGGCCTACTTGCTTCCTCAGATATATGTCAATCTTGGTATTGCACTGGAAGGTGAAGGTATGGTTTTAAGTGCCTGTGAATATTATAGAGAAGCTGCTATTCTTTGTCCTACTCATTTTAGAGCTCTGAAACTTCTGGGTAGTGCTCTGTTCGGGGTAGGGGAATATATGGCTGCTGTTAAGGCCTTGGAAGAGGCTATTTTTATGAAACCGGATTATGCTGATGCACATTGTGATCTGGCTTCCGCATTGCATGCCATGGGTGAGGATGAGAAGGCCATAGAGGTATTTCAAAAGGCTATTGATTTAAAACCCGGTCATGTGGATGCTTTGTATAATTTGGGTGGACTTTACATGGACTTGGGCAGGTTTCAGAGAGCTTCTGAAATGTATACCAGGGTGTTAGCTGTGTGGCCAAACCATTGGCGGGCACAGCTTAATAAGGCTGTCTCATTGTTGGGGGCTGGTGAAACTGAGGAAGCTAAGAAAGCTTTGAAGGAAGCTTTGAAAATGACTAACAGGGTTGAATTGCATGACGCAATATCACATTTAAAGCAGCTGCAGAAGAAGAAGGTCAAGCCTAATGGAGGTGCAAATGGGGAGGGAACTTTTGTTATTGTGGAACCCTCAAAATTTAAGACAGTGAGTGAAAAAACTACATTGAGGCAGGAATTGGCCAATGCTCTTCAAATTAGGGCATTTCAAAGGATTACCAGGTTGGGTCGTTGTGATGTGGATCTTTTGAGGAAGGAGATGAATGAAAATGATGTGCCATTGTCTTATTCTGGTGGCGGAGTCCCAGAGAAATCCATACGCAAACCTAACTTGGAGGAAATCCTTCGGAGGTTACTTAATTTCCTGAAGCCTGAAACCTTTCAGGGGACTGTCAAGGCAATAAATGAGAGGGTTCTCTCTGTTTTAGATGAGACAGGATCAGGCAGGGTGGATTTGGGCATGTTTTATGCTGTTCTTGCCCCCATTTGTAGTGGCAGTCCAGACAAACGAAGACGGATTGCTTTTGATGCACTTTTGTGGCGTCCTGCAAATCAAGGTGTATCTCAGATTAGGAAAGTTGATGCTGTTGGTTATATAAAGTTGCTGAGGGCTATTTATGTTCCTTCTCATGGAGTTAGTGAAATGTTAGAAATTCATGGAGAAACAGATTCTTCACTGGTATCTTTCAATGATTTTCTGGTGATGTTTAATGATCCTGATTGGGGTTTTGGTATCATGTCAACCCTAATAAAGCTTGAGTCTGGAGATAGGAATCGCCATGGAAACCATGTTTGCTCAGTCTGCCGCTACCCAATTATCGGGTCCCGCTTCAAGGAGATGAAATCTCATTTTAGTCTATGTAATCAGTGCTACAGCGAAGGAAAGGTGCCTCCTGCTTTTAAGCAGGAAGAGTACAAATTCAAAGAGTATGGAAGTGAGGCTGAAGCGATGAAAGATAAGTGCATGTGTTTTACTTTGCAATCCCATAATGATTGA
- the LOC122723707 gene encoding protein FAM98B-like: protein METLKIRSLWVLLFLAMAVVDLIRCDDQVRNSTVQVNVTSLVFPELPPVQGSHNSTSSTVVIVHDNKNRYSGYYRRGGGSGGSGGGGGGGGGGAGGGGGGGGGGGGGGGGWGWGGGGGGWYKWGCGGKGKGGGGGGEFKNENIVMGEFAQCMGRGRCRGMRLDCPLHCGGPCFYDCQHMCKAHCRYSRSSLAH, encoded by the exons ATGGAGACCCTTAAGATTAGAAGTTTATGGGTTCTTTTGTTTCTGGCAATGGCAGTTGTTGACCTGATCAGATGTGATGATCAAGTTAGAAACAGTACTGTTCAAGTTAATGTCACTTCCTTAGTTTTTCCTGAGCTTCCTCCTGTGCAAGGAAGTCATAACAGCACTTCTTCTACTGTTGTGATTGtgcatgataataaaaataggtACAGTGGGTACTatagaagaggaggaggaagtGGTGGgagtggaggaggaggaggtgggggTGGTGGTGGAgcaggtggaggtggag ggggtggaggtggaggtgggggtggtggaggtggatgGGGATGGGGAGGAGGGGGTGGTGGTTGGTATAAATGGGGATGTGGTGGCAAAGggaaaggaggaggaggaggaggcg AATTCAAGAACGAAAACATTGTAATGGGAGAGTTTGCGCAGTGCATGGGAAGAGGAAGGTGTCGAGGAATGAGATTGGATTGCCCTCTTCACTGTGGTGGACCTTGCTTTTATGACTGCCAACATATGTGCAAGGCTCATTGTCGATATTCACGTTCTTCATTGGCTCATTAA
- the LOC110615958 gene encoding zinc finger protein GIS2 isoform X2 — translation MLSSTCQSNLCNNCKRPGHFARECPNAAVCNNCGLPGHIAAECTTQSRCWNCREPGHVASNCPNEGICHSCGNSGHRARDCPNPEMPPGELRLCNNCYKPGHIAAECTNDKACKNCRKTGHIARDCQNEPVCNLCNIAGHVARQCPKGNNVAERGGWGRNSGYQDVVCRTCNQVGHMSRDCVGPMIICHNCGGRGHRAFECPSGRLADRGFRRF, via the exons ATGCTATCTTCCACTTG ccaaagcaatttgtgCAATAACTGCAAGCGCCCTGGTCATTTTGCAAGAGAATGCCCCAACGCAGCTGTGTGTAACAATTGTGGTCTTCCTGG GCATATTGCAGCGGAGTGCACCACACAGTCACGGTGTTGGAATTGTAGAGAACCTGGGCATGTTGCTAGTAACTGTCCGAATGAAGGCATCTGTCATTCATGTGGCAATTCTGGGCATCGTGCCAGGGATTGCCCAAATCCTGAGATGCCACCTGGAGAGTTGAGGCTATGCAACAATTGCTATAAGCCAGGGCACATTGCTGCTGAGTGTACAAATGATAAAGCATGTAAGAACTGCAGGAAAACTGGCCACATAGCACGCGATTGTCAGAATGAACCTGTTTGCAACTTGTGCAACATAGCTGGGCATGTGGCAAGGCAGTGCCCAAAGGGCAATAATGTTGCAGAGAGGGGTGGTTGGGGTCGGAACAGTGGTTACCAGGATGTCGTCTGCCGGACCTGCAACCAGGTGGGCCACATGAGCAGGGATTGTGTGGGTCCCATGATCATCTGCCACAACTGTGGTGGCAGGGGCCACAGGGCATTTGAGTGCCCATCAGGCAGATTGGCTGACCGTGGATTTCGGAGGTTCTAA